The following proteins are co-located in the Hevea brasiliensis isolate MT/VB/25A 57/8 chromosome 11, ASM3005281v1, whole genome shotgun sequence genome:
- the LOC110670013 gene encoding cytochrome P450 CYP72A616, with amino-acid sequence MDDLVLCSLGLSLLLLALYGVGRVSYPIWWKPKWLARKLRQQGIRGTPYKLWVGDMKEHVRLITEAWSKPINLTHQIAQRVDPLTLNTVRKYGKISMYWYGTTPRLIISDPELMREVLSNKLGNFEKPPLNPLVPSIAKGVTELQGEKWVEHRRVINPAFQLEKLKGMIPVFSLSCNRMIEHWQEMVNDQETCEVDVWPELQKIAMDIISRVAFGSNYEEGKKIFKLLQESLTLTFEAMQMVYIPGFRFVPTKKNRRRYKLVAETTSMLRDLVERKQNAMRTGQSRVDDLLSLLLQSNEQNILGNASGKKVNGLTIEEVIEECKVFYLAGQETTSSLLTWTMIVLSMHPDWQEKAREEVLQVCGKSEPDFEALSHLKVVTMILNEVLRLYPPGIAQHRHTYKEGKIGDMTIPAGIDLVLTTMLLHRDPELWGDDAEEFRPERFSEGISKASKNHLAFVPFGGGQRTCIGQNFAMLEAKTVLARILQHFSFELSPSYAHAPYAFPLLQPQHGAQIIIHQI; translated from the exons ATGGATGACCTTGTTTTATGTTCCCTAGGGCTTTCTTTGTTACTTCTTGCACTCTATGGGGTTGGGAGAGTTTCCTACCCCATTTGGTGGAAACCCAAGTGGCTAGCCAGGAAGTTGAGGCAACAGGGGATAAGAGGCACACCCTACAAGCTCTGGGTTGGGGACATGAAGGAGCACGTAAGGCTGATAACTGAGGCTTGGTCCAAACCCATTAATCTCACCCATCAAATTGCGCAACGTGTTGATCCCTTGACTCTGAATACTGTTAGGAAATATG GGAAGATATCAATGTATTGGTATGGGACAACACCGAGGTTGATCATTTCTGATCCGGAACTAATGAGAGAAGTGCTGTCTAATAAGCTAGGTAACTTTGAGAAGCCACCATTAAACCCGCTTGTTCCCTCGATTGCTAAAGGGGTAACAGAATTACAGGGGGAGAAGTGGGTTGAACACAGAAGAGTGATCAATCCTGCTTTCCAATTAGAGAAACTTAAG GGGATGATACCAGTATTCTCACTCAGTTGCAACAGGATGATAGAACATTGGCAGGAGATGGTCAATGATCAAGAAACTTGTGAAGTGGATGTCTGGCCAGAGCTTCAGAAAATAGCTATGGATATCATTTCACGGGTTGCATTTGGAAGTAATTATGAAGAAGGAAAGAAGATATTTAAACTTCTGCAAGAGTCGCTGACGCTGACTTTTGAAGCTATGCAGATGGTGTATATTCCTGGTTTCAG ATTTGTTCCGACAAAGAAGAATCGGAGGAGATACAAATTGGTCGCAGAGACCACATCAATGCTGAGAGATTTAGTTGAGAGGAAACAGAATGCTATGAGAACTGGACAATCAAGGGTTGATGACTTGCTAAGCTTACTCTTGCAATCTAATGAACAGAACATTCTTGGAAATGCAAGTGGCAAAAAAGTTAATGGGTTGACAATTGAAGAGGTAATAGAGGAATGCAAGGTTTTCTATCTCGCTGGCCAAGAAACAACCTCTAGCCTGTTGACATGGACAATGATAGTCTTATCTATGCACCCAGACTGGCAAGAAAAGGCAAGGGAAGAAGTTCTACAAGTTTGTGGGAAGAGTGAACCTGATTTTGAAGCTTTGAGTCATCTCAAAGTT GTAACCATGATCCTGAATGAAGTCCTAAGGCTATATCCACCAGGAATTGCTCAACATAGACATACCTACAAGGAAGGCAAGATAGGAGACATGACCATTCCAGCAGGAATTGACCTTGTGCTAACCACAATGCTCCTTCACCGTGATCCTGAGTTATGGGGTGATGATGCTGAAGAATTCAGACCAGAGAGATTCTCCGAAGGAATTTCAAAGGCATCTAAAAATCATTTAGCATTCGTCCCTTTTGGTGGGGGTCAAAGAACCTGTATTGGCCAAAACTTTGCCATGTTAGAAGCGAAGACAGTTTTGGCTAGAATTCTACAGCATTTCTCTTTTGAGCTTTCACCTTCCTACGCGCATGCTCCTTATGCTTTTCCGTTGCTGCAGCCACAGCATGGAGCTCAAATCATAATACACCAAATATGA